A window of the Bacillus andreraoultii genome harbors these coding sequences:
- the dapF gene encoding diaminopimelate epimerase, with protein MFFTKMHGLGNNYVVFNQLDEPENILEEHEYPDLSRYVSDVNFGIGSDGIILICSSNIADFKMRIFNEDGSEAKNCGNGLRCVAKYLYDHMYAKSPRFSIETRGGVVNVEIEEGFEQRQSVQSITVDMGEPKLLKSMIPMKGDPFSITINEPYTFDGNVYYLTCVSMGNPHAIIFVDDVNAFPLEKLGPIIENSSLFPERINVGIVQVKGPKELDYRVWERGSGMTMACGTGACAAVVAATMNQYLEKYEPIIVHLPGGDLTIRWDEKGHVWKKGEADYICHGELKYSKNKLKKLGS; from the coding sequence ATGTTTTTTACTAAAATGCATGGGTTAGGTAATAACTATGTCGTTTTTAACCAGCTGGATGAACCAGAAAATATCTTGGAAGAACATGAGTATCCTGATTTATCTAGATATGTTTCAGATGTTAACTTTGGCATTGGTTCTGACGGTATTATTCTAATTTGTTCTTCAAACATCGCTGATTTTAAAATGAGAATTTTCAATGAAGATGGTTCTGAAGCAAAAAACTGTGGAAATGGTTTACGTTGTGTTGCTAAGTATTTATACGATCACATGTATGCGAAGAGTCCGCGTTTCAGCATTGAAACTAGAGGAGGTGTTGTAAACGTAGAAATTGAAGAAGGCTTCGAACAAAGACAGTCAGTCCAGTCCATTACGGTTGATATGGGTGAACCAAAACTATTAAAATCTATGATTCCAATGAAAGGTGATCCCTTCAGTATTACGATTAACGAACCTTATACATTTGATGGAAATGTGTATTATTTAACTTGTGTCTCAATGGGAAACCCCCATGCAATTATTTTTGTTGATGATGTGAATGCATTTCCATTAGAAAAGCTTGGTCCCATCATTGAAAACTCCAGTCTTTTTCCAGAACGTATAAACGTCGGAATCGTTCAGGTGAAGGGACCAAAAGAACTGGATTATCGAGTGTGGGAAAGAGGATCAGGAATGACAATGGCTTGTGGTACAGGTGCTTGTGCTGCTGTTGTCGCAGCTACAATGAATCAATATCTTGAAAAATATGAACCTATTATCGTTCATCTACCAGGTGGTGATTTAACAATTCGGTGGGATGAAAAGGGCCATGTTTGG
- a CDS encoding LL-diaminopimelate aminotransferase, translated as MFKTDYIQNIFADRIGGKQFGLTNEIYKFEKIKRAKREATKRHPEKQLIDLGVGEPDAKADDRVIKILAEEANLSENRFYADNGIDDFKIAAATYMKKVFGVDNLDPLTEINHVIGTKSALAMIPTAFINPGDITIMPSPNYPVLGTHTEYLGGKVVHLPLLEENSFLPKLETLSDEVLKKAKLLYLNYPNNPTGAVANRQFFKDVVTFAKKHELIVIHDAAYAGLVFDGEEPLSFLSVSGAKDVGIELHSLSKAFNMTGWRIGFIAGNAKLVSAIAFVKDNFDSGQFIPIQKAAAYALSLPEITKQTAEKYSRRHEYLTKVLKDLGFCVKKPKGSFYLYVRIPKSVENGPEFKSAEQFSQYLINEHLISTVPWDDVGSYIRLSVTFEANSVEEEKKVFEEIKARLTTTKFIF; from the coding sequence ATGTTTAAGACAGACTACATCCAAAACATATTTGCAGATCGAATTGGCGGAAAACAATTTGGTCTAACAAATGAAATTTATAAATTTGAGAAAATTAAAAGAGCAAAAAGAGAAGCAACTAAGAGACATCCGGAAAAACAATTAATTGACCTAGGTGTCGGTGAACCGGATGCTAAGGCAGACGATAGAGTTATCAAAATTTTAGCAGAAGAGGCGAATTTATCGGAAAATCGTTTTTATGCGGATAATGGAATAGATGATTTTAAAATTGCAGCTGCAACATATATGAAAAAAGTATTTGGAGTAGATAACCTAGATCCTTTAACTGAAATTAATCATGTTATAGGTACAAAATCAGCTCTAGCGATGATTCCAACTGCATTCATTAATCCAGGTGATATAACAATTATGCCTTCTCCTAATTATCCAGTTCTAGGTACACATACTGAGTATTTAGGAGGTAAGGTTGTTCATTTACCGTTACTAGAAGAAAACTCTTTTTTACCAAAGTTAGAAACATTATCTGATGAGGTTTTAAAAAAAGCAAAACTACTTTATTTAAACTATCCAAATAATCCAACTGGGGCTGTTGCAAATCGACAATTTTTTAAAGATGTGGTTACTTTCGCGAAAAAACATGAACTTATAGTCATCCATGATGCTGCTTATGCAGGTCTAGTCTTTGATGGTGAAGAACCACTTAGTTTTCTCTCCGTATCCGGTGCTAAGGATGTTGGAATCGAGTTACATTCTTTATCTAAAGCTTTCAACATGACAGGTTGGCGAATTGGATTTATAGCAGGTAATGCAAAACTTGTTTCGGCAATTGCTTTTGTTAAAGATAACTTCGATTCAGGTCAATTTATACCTATTCAAAAAGCTGCTGCTTATGCTTTATCTCTACCCGAGATAACAAAGCAAACTGCAGAAAAATATTCAAGAAGACATGAGTATTTAACTAAAGTACTAAAAGATTTAGGGTTTTGTGTCAAAAAACCAAAAGGCTCATTTTACTTATATGTCAGAATACCAAAATCGGTAGAAAATGGACCAGAATTCAAATCAGCGGAACAATTTAGCCAATATTTAATCAACGAACATTTAATCTCAACCGTACCTTGGGATGATGTAGGGAGTTATATTCGCTTATCTGTTACTTTTGAAGCTAATAGTGTGGAGGAGGAGAAAAAAGTTTTTGAAGAGATTAAAGCAAGGCTTACTACTACTAAATTTATCTTTTAA
- a CDS encoding glutamate synthase subunit beta, which translates to MGSATGFIDFKRKSVHYRNPLDRIKDWQEIDQLPSERILRQQASRCMNCAVPFCHNGSKLAGMTTGCPVYNLIPEWNDLVYKGKWKEAYKLLSKTNPFPEFTGRACPAPCEAGCIASLANESVTIKNIERAIIDKAFEEGWVKPQIPKNRTGKKVAIIGSGPAGLSCASILNQYGHTITVYERDDRVGGLLTYGIPKMKIDQNVVDRRISLLEKEGIQFLTNVEIGRQITLNQLRSEYDAVVLCIGSTRPRDLQIPGRNNKGIYFAMDYLHSTTKSLLDSNFLDGNYISAEGKDVVVIGGGDTATDCISTAIRQKCKSLVQFDIYPKRPINRHDDNPWPQYPKIYKLDSGQEEAASVFGHDPRSFATTALEFISDKNGNVIGVKSTKVKTVIKNNGQKIRETIPKTEKIWPAQLILLAVGFVGPETDIFKNSKITVNENSTIRVKDGKYHTDEEGIFVAGDARKGASLIVWAIQEGKEAAIECHEYIMNK; encoded by the coding sequence ATGGGAAGTGCTACTGGATTTATTGATTTTAAAAGGAAATCTGTTCATTATCGGAATCCGTTAGACAGAATTAAAGATTGGCAAGAAATCGACCAACTTCCTTCTGAAAGAATACTTCGGCAACAGGCTTCTCGTTGTATGAATTGTGCCGTTCCCTTTTGTCATAACGGCAGTAAATTAGCAGGCATGACGACTGGTTGTCCAGTTTATAACTTAATACCGGAATGGAATGACCTTGTTTATAAGGGAAAATGGAAGGAAGCATATAAGCTGTTAAGTAAAACAAATCCATTTCCAGAGTTTACAGGTCGTGCTTGTCCAGCACCTTGTGAAGCCGGTTGTATTGCATCATTAGCCAATGAATCTGTCACAATTAAAAACATTGAGCGTGCAATCATTGATAAAGCTTTTGAAGAAGGTTGGGTCAAACCACAAATTCCAAAAAACCGAACTGGAAAAAAAGTTGCCATAATTGGCTCAGGCCCGGCCGGACTTTCATGTGCTTCTATCTTAAATCAGTATGGACACACGATAACAGTGTACGAACGAGATGATAGAGTTGGCGGATTATTAACATATGGAATTCCTAAAATGAAAATTGACCAAAATGTTGTTGATCGAAGAATTAGTTTATTAGAAAAAGAAGGAATTCAGTTTCTTACAAATGTAGAAATTGGAAGACAGATTACACTTAATCAATTACGTTCGGAATATGATGCAGTTGTCCTTTGCATCGGTTCCACTCGGCCTCGTGATTTACAAATACCAGGTAGAAATAATAAGGGCATTTATTTTGCAATGGATTATTTACATTCCACAACCAAAAGTTTACTAGATTCAAATTTTTTAGATGGCAACTATATTTCTGCTGAAGGTAAAGATGTGGTCGTTATTGGTGGAGGAGATACTGCAACTGATTGTATATCAACAGCAATTCGACAAAAATGTAAAAGTCTTGTTCAATTTGATATTTATCCAAAACGTCCAATTAATCGACATGATGACAATCCTTGGCCCCAATATCCTAAAATTTATAAATTAGATTCAGGTCAGGAGGAAGCCGCAAGTGTTTTTGGTCATGACCCAAGATCATTTGCTACAACAGCATTAGAATTTATCAGTGATAAAAATGGCAATGTTATCGGAGTTAAAAGTACAAAAGTAAAAACCGTTATTAAAAATAATGGTCAAAAAATTCGAGAAACGATTCCAAAAACAGAAAAAATATGGCCAGCTCAATTGATTTTACTTGCAGTTGGTTTTGTAGGACCTGAAACAGATATCTTTAAAAATAGTAAAATTACAGTCAATGAAAATTCGACTATTAGGGTCAAAGATGGCAAATACCATACAGATGAAGAAGGAATATTTGTTGCTGGCGATGCCCGCAAAGGTGCAAGTTTAATTGTTTGGGCAATTCAAGAAGGAAAAGAGGCCGCAATCGAATGTCATGAATATATCATGAATAAATGA